A single genomic interval of Terriglobus albidus harbors:
- a CDS encoding DUF2339 domain-containing protein: MTLTGYNSLHMDGSPENLAEQLLLLRKRVEALEEEVATLRGTRVQPDMPRTQATPPPPRPASPPAPRPVLKERGNLESRLGSQVFNRIGVLALLIGSAWALKLAIDNQWIGPSGRILVGLIAGAGIVVWSEHFRSKGFRVFSYSLKAVGTGVLYLSLWASFQLYHLLPEGVVFAAMLAVTAWNAWMAWAQDAELLAAYALAGGFATPGLLSTGQNHAVFLFSYLIVLSGSVVVLLAFKVWPRLLLGSLVMSSFYTIAWYARFFTPDQFGVVSFFTVVLFLLFAMVPLVRSLEENGVLSVWLPLAASAYGSLTFYSLLQDSGRHAWLSWGAVVFAALYLLLMRLQIRLRPNAVSEAIHLSLAIVFLTIAIPLKASGRWITIGWLAEGVSLYWIAAEKMKPQAGGLKSSVRWLSLGALALGYVGAITLPWWTPSSPTPFANAAFVAEICAIAALSIVIWIDLRHGQTQIPAIASVALNLLILVTVRREIFVFLPVRRTFDDAIALEFTFSAFMMLHGAALLAIGFWKRTAFVRWQGLVLLVATIGKVFLYDMRSLSQGYRVLSFIGLGALLMAVSFVYQKDWLGLKAVSRSEE, from the coding sequence ATGACGCTGACAGGGTATAACAGCCTGCATATGGACGGTAGTCCGGAAAATCTTGCGGAGCAGTTATTGCTGTTAAGAAAACGCGTTGAAGCGTTGGAGGAAGAGGTTGCTACGCTTCGCGGAACGCGTGTCCAGCCTGATATGCCACGAACCCAGGCTACGCCGCCGCCGCCGAGGCCGGCGAGTCCTCCGGCTCCGCGGCCTGTTTTGAAAGAGCGGGGGAACCTCGAATCGCGGTTGGGATCCCAGGTCTTCAATCGCATCGGCGTCCTGGCATTGCTGATTGGATCTGCATGGGCGCTGAAGCTGGCGATCGATAACCAGTGGATCGGTCCCTCCGGTCGCATCCTTGTGGGACTCATTGCGGGTGCCGGAATTGTAGTGTGGTCGGAACACTTCCGAAGCAAAGGTTTCCGGGTCTTTTCCTATTCACTGAAGGCTGTAGGAACGGGAGTTTTGTATCTATCGCTCTGGGCTTCCTTCCAGCTCTATCACTTGTTGCCGGAAGGGGTGGTTTTCGCCGCGATGCTGGCGGTGACTGCGTGGAATGCCTGGATGGCCTGGGCACAGGACGCGGAGCTTCTGGCGGCGTATGCTCTCGCCGGAGGGTTCGCAACTCCAGGACTGCTGTCGACCGGGCAGAATCATGCGGTCTTTCTTTTCAGCTATCTGATTGTGCTGAGTGGTTCTGTCGTCGTGCTTCTGGCCTTCAAAGTGTGGCCTCGCCTCCTGCTGGGATCTCTGGTGATGTCGTCGTTCTACACCATTGCCTGGTACGCGCGCTTTTTCACACCGGATCAGTTTGGTGTGGTCAGCTTCTTTACCGTGGTGCTCTTTCTTTTGTTTGCGATGGTGCCACTGGTGCGGTCCTTGGAAGAGAACGGTGTGTTATCGGTGTGGCTGCCGTTAGCAGCGAGCGCTTATGGCTCGTTGACGTTCTATTCGCTGCTGCAGGACAGCGGCAGGCACGCATGGCTGAGTTGGGGTGCGGTCGTATTCGCTGCTTTGTATCTTCTGTTGATGCGGCTGCAGATCCGGTTACGGCCGAATGCGGTCAGCGAGGCAATTCACTTGTCGCTGGCGATCGTCTTTCTGACCATTGCGATTCCGTTGAAGGCGTCGGGACGTTGGATTACGATCGGCTGGCTGGCCGAGGGGGTCTCCTTGTACTGGATCGCGGCCGAAAAGATGAAGCCGCAGGCAGGAGGACTGAAATCCAGCGTGCGCTGGCTTTCGCTGGGAGCGCTCGCATTGGGCTACGTCGGGGCCATCACTCTGCCCTGGTGGACGCCCAGCAGCCCCACTCCATTTGCGAATGCAGCTTTTGTCGCTGAGATCTGCGCCATTGCCGCACTATCGATCGTGATCTGGATCGACCTCAGACATGGCCAGACTCAAATTCCTGCGATCGCTTCGGTCGCGCTAAACCTGCTTATACTCGTGACCGTACGCCGCGAGATTTTCGTGTTTTTACCGGTTCGAAGAACATTTGATGATGCGATTGCACTGGAGTTCACCTTCTCCGCGTTCATGATGCTGCACGGTGCGGCCCTGCTGGCGATCGGCTTCTGGAAACGTACGGCTTTCGTACGTTGGCAAGGGTTGGTGCTGTTGGTCGCTACCATAGGGAAGGTCTTCCTGTACGACATGCGCAGCCTGTCACAGGGATACCGGGTTCTTAGCTTTATCGGTCTTGGAGCACTGCTGATGGCCGTCAGCTTCGTCTATCAGAAGGACTGGCTCGGCCTGAAGGCCGTGTCCCGTTCAGAGGAGTAG
- a CDS encoding response regulator codes for MATNQILVVEDDPMSLELLDVLLTQEGFTVTGCGSGEDAVAAITKNQEIGLVLTDLQIPGLRGPALAAAMRKATTTSLRIFAMSATAPEHRLPGFDAFLLKPLSIERFLSLAHGSGLHHAVTPEESHLLDEGIYRRMTAAMPAPQLKATYTFALDDALTRITAMRTAFHENDNSSFRRQAHAIKGGCAMVGAVELASLASIFERNGISGKQVGTELDEFELAVDRLRRMLESRF; via the coding sequence ATGGCCACCAACCAGATTCTCGTTGTCGAAGACGACCCAATGAGCTTAGAACTGCTGGATGTCCTGCTCACCCAGGAGGGTTTCACCGTCACTGGCTGCGGTTCGGGCGAAGACGCGGTAGCAGCTATTACGAAGAACCAGGAGATCGGTCTCGTGCTGACGGACCTGCAGATTCCCGGTTTGCGTGGCCCGGCGCTTGCCGCCGCCATGCGGAAGGCCACCACCACCTCGCTGCGCATCTTTGCGATGAGCGCCACGGCTCCGGAGCATCGCCTGCCGGGCTTTGATGCCTTCCTCCTCAAGCCGCTCTCAATCGAACGCTTCCTCTCCCTCGCGCACGGTTCCGGCTTGCATCATGCCGTTACACCGGAGGAATCTCACCTGCTGGACGAGGGCATCTATCGCCGCATGACCGCCGCCATGCCCGCTCCCCAGCTAAAAGCGACCTACACCTTCGCCCTGGATGACGCTCTCACACGCATCACAGCCATGCGCACGGCCTTCCATGAGAACGACAATTCCTCGTTCCGCCGCCAGGCCCATGCCATTAAAGGAGGCTGCGCCATGGTCGGCGCGGTAGAACTCGCTTCCCTGGCCTCGATTTTTGAACGCAACGGTATCTCGGGGAAGCAAGTTGGTACCGAGCTGGACGAATTCGAGCTCGCGGTAGACCGTCTGCGTCGTATGCTGGAGTCGCGGTTTTGA